DNA from Krasilnikovia cinnamomea:
TCGGCCGGCACCTACAACACGCAGAGGTTGCTGCACCGGCTGCGCGACACCGGCTCGCTGCCGAACGTCTCCGAAAGACTCGGTCAGCTCTCCCGGACAAACTCCGAGTCCATCCTGGGCGTCAAGGCGCGAGCCAAGAATCCCGCCTACACCCAGGGCGTCGCGATCACGTCCTCGATCCACATCGACGACCACACGCACATCGAGCCGGTGCGCTACGGCAAGGGCAGCAACGCGATGGCGTTCCTGCAGACCGCGCTCACCGACGGCGACCAGGGCCACCCGCGCTGGATGACGTGGCTGCGCACGCTGCTCACCCAGCCGCGGCAGTGGACCTGGTTCTCGCCGCGGAACTGGTCCGAGCGGACGATCATCCTGCTGGTGATGCAGGCACTGGACAACTCCATCACCGTACGCGGGCGCAGGACCGCACTGGGCCGGTTCAAGCTGACCTCCGGTCCCGGCCACGGCGAGCCGAATCCGACCTGGATTCCCGCCGCTAACGACGTGGCGCGCCGGGTCTCTGCCAAGATCGATGGTGTGGCGGGCGGCTCCCTCGGGGAGGTCGCCAACATTCCGATGACGGCCCACTTCATCGGCGGTTGCGCCATCGGCGACTCCGTGCGGACCGGCGTCGTCGACCCGTACCACCGGATGTACGGGCACCCGGGCATCCACGTCGCCGACGGCTCGACGGTGTCGGCCAATCTGGGGGTGAACCCATCGCTGACTATCACCGCGCAGGCCGAGCGCGCCATGTCGTTCTGGCCCAACCGGGGCGAGGCCGACCCGCGACCGGCGCTGGGTTCCCCGTACCAGCGCCTGGCGCCGGTCGCGCCGGTCCGGCCCGCGGTCCCGGCGGGCGCGCCGGGCGCGCTTCGCCAGCCGGGCACCGCGCGGCCTTCCGCGGACAACGCCACCCCGTGACCTGCACGGGCCGCACCGCGACGAAACCCGTTCCCGGGACGGCCCCCCGCAAACGGCCCTGCCGGACCGCGCTCACTTACGGAGACTCTCGATGAGTACTACACCCGATTTCGATTTCGACAACGCCGATCGCGGCTTCGTCGCGGCGCTGACCCCCGGGGTCGTCAGGGCCTCCGACGGGCGGGTCGTGTGGGACGCCGACGGATGGGCGGCGCTGTTGGCGGGCGAGTGCCCGGACACCGCGAACCCGAACCTGTGGCGGCAGAGCCAGCTCTGCGCCCGTCAGGGCCTCTACCAGGTCGCCGAGGGCATCTACCAGGTCCGCGGCCTGGACATCTCCAACATGACGATCGTCGAAGGCGACACCGGAGTGGTCGTCATCGACCCCCTGCTTAGTGTGGAGACCGCCGCGGCGGCGCTCGGCCTGTACCGCGCACATCGCGGCGACCGCCCGGTCACCGCGGTGGTCTACAGCCACTCCCACGCCGACCATTTCGGCGGTGTCGCGGGTGTCACCGACGGCGGCGTCCCGATCCTCGCGCCGGTCGGCTTCATGGAACACGCCGTGGCGGAGAACGTCTATGCCGGCACGGCGATGACCCGCCGGGCGGGTTTCATGTACGGCAGCACGCTGCCGACCGGAGCGGCCGGGCAGATCGGTTTCGGGCTGGGCCTGGCCTCCTCCACCGGCACCGTGTCGTTGCTCCCGCCCACGGTCCACATCACGCACACCGGGCAGGAGGAGGTCGTCGACGGCGTGCGCATGGTGTTCCAGCTGACGCCGGGCACCGAGGCGCCCGCGGAGATGAACTTCCTGTTCCCCGACCACCGCGCGCTCTGCATGGCCGAGAACGCCACGCACACCATGCACAACGTGCTGACCCTGCGCGGCGCGCTGGTCCGCGACGCCCGGGTCTGGTCGCGGTACCTGACCGAGGCGATCACCGTGTTCGACGGCCGGGCGGACGTCCTGTTCGCCTCGCACCACTGGCCGACCTGGGGCCACGACGACATGATGCGGTTCCTGTCCGAGCAGCGCGACCTGTACGCGTTCCTGCACGACCAGACGCTGCGGCTGCTCAACCAGGGCCACACCGGGATCGAGATCGCCGAGATGATCCAGCTGCCGCCGGCGTTGGACGCGGCCTGGCACGCGCGCGGCTACTACGGCTCGGTGTCGCACAACGTCAAGGCCGTGTACCAGCGGTACCTCGGCTGGTTCGACGGCAACCCGGTCAATCTGTGGCAGCACCCGCCGGTGGAGACCGCCAGACGGTACGTCGAGTGCCTCGGCGGCGTGGACGCCGTGCTGGCCAAGGCGGGCGGCTACGTCGACGGTGGGGACCTGCGGTTCGCCGTGCAGCTGCTGCAGCACGCCGTCTTCGCCGACCCGGATCGCGGCGACGCGAAGGAGCTGCTGGCCCAGGTGTTCGAGCGGCTCGCGTACGGTGCGGAGAACGGCATCTGGCGCAACTTCTACCTGACCGGTGCGCAGGAACTGCGGCACGGCCCGAAGGTGGCGCCGGTGGACCTCGGCAGCGGCATGGCCGCCGTACTGTCGATCGAGCAGATCTTCGACACGCTGGCGATCCGGGTCGACGCGCCCAAGGCGTGGCACGACACGGTCGTCATCGACTGGACGTTCACCGATTTGGGCGAGTCGTATCGCACGACGCTGCGCAACGGGGTGCTCCTGCAGCAGCGCGACCCGGGTGCCGGGCGGGCCGACCTGAGCCTCACCCTGACCAAGCGGGATCTGCTGGGCCTTCTCGCGGGCCAGGGCCCCGGCGGGGCCACCCACGACGGCGACTTCGGCGTCCTGCTACGGCTGGCGGGATACCTCGACGCGCCCGATCCGAGCTTCGCGATCGTGACGCCCTGATCTGCGCCCGTACGCTTTCGCTATGGCCGAGGTACGGGTGGAACGACGGCCGGGACGCCCCCGGGAGGAACGCGTCACCGGCGCGGTCCTCTCGGCGGTGCTGGACCTGGTGGCGGAGCAGGGCCTCGGCGCGGTCACCATGGACGCGGTGGCGGCGCGCGCGGGGGTGAGCAAGCCCGCCATCTACCGGCGCTGGCCGGGCAAGCATGACCTGCTGATCGCCGCTGCCGAGACCCGGATCGGGACGCTCAGCGTGCCCGATCTGGGGGATTTCCGCGCCGAGTTGCGGGCGGTGCTGGACGCGCGTCTGCAGGCATACCGGATGCCGGGGACGGTCCAACTGCTGGCCGGGCTGATCGCCGCCTCCCAGGAGGGCGGCGAGGCGCAGGGCGCGTACCGGCGCTACGTAACAAGGATCATGGGGGAGACGCGGAAGGTCCTGGAGCGGGGGATCGCCCGCGGCGACGTGCGCGCCGGGGTCGACGTCCGAGCCGCGGCCACGCTGGTGGCGGCGCCGATGATCTTCCGCCTGGTCATCGAGCAGGAGTTGCCCGATGAGCCCTTCGCCGCCGAGGTGACCGACATGATCGCCCGCGCGGTGGGCGCGCCGGCCTGACCGGGCCGCGGGCGGGACTTTCAGATCTTTCTGCCGCAGGCCCTTGTCCTGGCGGCTCCTAATAACGATACTCCCCGTAACGAAAGCACGGTGGTGGAGGTCACACGCGCTGAGCGCCTCTCGATGACCGATCGCCACACCCGTTCAGGCCCTGTTTCCCCGCAGCCCCCGCGGAGTCCCCGTGACCGGTATCGAAGTCGCACCCGCAACGCCCGCAAGCCTCTCCGAGACGAGCCCCGGCAACCGGCGCCGTGCCTGGATCGTCACCGCCATGCTGGTCGCCTTCATGATGGTCAACTTCGCGGACAAGGCCGTCCTGGGTCTCGCCGCCGATCCGATCATGGCGGACCTCGGCCTGTCCGCGACCCAGTTCGGGTTGGCGAACAGCGCGTTCTTCCTGCTGTTCTCGCTCTTCGGCGCCGTCGGCGGGCTCCTGGCCGACCGGGTCTCGCCCCGGTGGCTGCTGCTGGGCATGGCCCTGCTCTGGTCGGTGTCGCAGTCGCCGATGGCACTCGGCGGAGGCGTCGCGATGCTGTTCGCCTCGCGGATCCTGCTGGGCGCCACCGAAGGGCCCGCCTTTCCCATCGCCCAGCAGACGGCGCTGTCCTGGTTCCCGAACCATCGGCGCAACCTGCCCACCGCGCTGATCACCGCGGGCACGACCCTGGGTGTCGTGATCGCCGCGCCCGGGCTGACGTGGGTGGTGCGGCAGTACGGCTGGCGGTCCGCGTTCGCCGTGGTGGCGATCGTCGGGGTGCTGTGGGCAGTGGTGTGGGCCTTCGTCGGCCGGCAGGGCCGCCATGCGGTCGCGGCCGAGGATGCCACCGCCGAAACCACGGAGAAGCCGGGTTCCAGCGCGGTCGGATACCGGCGCATCATCGCCACCCGCAGCTGGATCGGCGTCACCGCCGGGTTCGCCAGCACCTACTGGATCCTCGCCCTCGCGCTCGTCTGGCTGCCGTCGTACCTGCACAACGGGCTGGGCTACCGCACCACGACCGCGGCGAATCTGGTGGCCCTGGTGTGGGCCGTCAGCGCCGTCGCGGTGGTGGGCCAGGCCGGGCTGACCGGATGGCTGCTGCGACGCGGGGTCAGCAGCCGCTGGGCCCGTGCCCGGGTCGGCGGCATCACCCTGATTCTCGCCGCGGCGGGTTGTCTCGCCCTGGCCGGCGGGCAGCGAGGACCGCTCACCGTACTGTTCATGGTCCTCGCGTTCGGGATCTGCGGGGTGATGGCGAGCATCGCGGTCACCACGGTGGCGGAGTTCGCCCCGCCCGGACGCCGGGGCGGCGCGCTGGGTCTCATGAACGCCGTCGTGACCGTCGCGGGCCTGCTCGGGCCCGTCCTCATCGGCCGCCTGGTGGACACCCAGGGGCTGGCCGGATACCGCAATTCCATCGTGCTCTCCGGGGTCCTGCTCCTGCTCGGCGGGCTGGCCGCATGCACGCTCGTCGACCCCGACCGGGACCGCCGCCGCCTGGCGCGGTGACACCGCCGGCGACACCCCACGTTCATTCACGTACGAAAGGGACATCTGCTCATGACCAACCTCGCGACGAATCTCGCCGTGTCGGCAGCTCGCGACGGCGCCGCCCCCGCCATCCGTCTCGGTGCCGCGGAGGTGTCGTTCGCGCAGCTCGACGCGGCCAGCGCCCACGTGGCCGGGCTGCTGCGCGAACGCGGTGTGCAGCCCGGTGACCGGGTCGGCATCATGCTGCCGAACGTGCCGCAGTTCGCCGCCGCCTACTTCGGCATCCTGCGCGCCGGCGCGGTGGTGGTGCCGATGAACGTGCTGCTCAAGGCCCGTGAGGTGGGGTTCTACCTGGATGACTCGCAGGCCAAACTGGTGTTCGCCTGGCACGGGTTCGCCGAGGACGCCGTGGCCGGCGCCGCCGCCGGCACCGAGTGCCTGCTGGTGACGCCGGGGGAGTTCGAGGCGCTGCTGGCCGCCACCACGCCCCAGCCCCAGGTCGTCGAGCGGGCCGCGGACGACACCGCGGTCATCCTCTACACCTCGGGCACGACCGGTACGCCGAAGGGCGCCGAGCTGAGCCACGCCAACCTGATCCGCAACACGGAGGTCGTGACCGGCCTGTTCACGTTGACCGCCGACGACGTCGTGCTGGGGGCCCTGCCGCTGTTCCACTCGTTCGGGCAGGTCTGCGGCCTCAGCGCGACGGTCGCCGCGGGCGCCTGCCTCGCGCTGGTGCCGCGCTTCGATGCGCAGGCCGCGCTGGACACGATCCACCGCTACCGCGTCACCATCTTCGAGGGCGTGCCCACCATGTACGTCGCGATGCTGGCCCACCCCGATCGGGCCCGGTTCGACGTGAGCAGCCTGCGGATGTGCGCGTCCGGCGGTGCGGCGCTGCCGGTGGAGGTGCTGCGCGAGTTCGAGGCCCAGTTCGGCTGCATCGTGCTGGAGGGCTACGGCCTGTCGGAGACCTCGCCGGTGGCCTCGTTCAACCACGCCGACCGCGAACGCAAGGCCGGGTCGATCGGCACGCCCGTCGCCGGGGTGGAGATGGCGCTGCGCGACGTCGAGAACGGCGTCGGCGAGATCGTGATCCGTGGCCACAACGTCATGAAGGGCTACTGGGGCCGCCCGGACGCGACCGCGGAGGTGATCGATGCGGACGGCTGGTTCCGCTCCGGCGACCTTGCGCGCATGGACGAGGACGGGTACTTCTTCATCGTCGACCGGAAGAAGGACATGATCATCCGCGGCGGGTACAACGTGTACCCGCGCGAGATCGAGGAGCTGCTGTACGAGCACCCGGCGGTGCGTGAGGTGGCCGTCATCGGCGTACCGCACGCCGAACTGGGCGAGGAGGTGTGCGCCGCGATCGCGCTCAAGGAGGGAGCCACCGCCACGGCCGACGAGCTGCGCGAGCACGTGAAGGCGCAGGCGGCGGCGTACAAGTACCCGCGGCACGTGTGGCTCGTCGACGAGCTGCCCAAGTCGCCGACCGGCAAGATCCTCAAGCGTGCCGTCGAGACGCCCGCGGGCCTGCTCGACTAGCGCCCCGCCCCACCCCAGCCACCCCTCGCCGACAAGGATGTTCCCCCCGATGACCGTCAGCCCCACCGTCACCACCCGACTCGACCAGATGATCGCCGAACTGTCCGACGGCGAGCGCGGCTGGGCCGGCGAAACGCTGGCCGCACGCCGGGCCCTGCTGATGCAGGTCCACGCGAAGGTCGCCGAACACGCCGAGGAATGGGTACGCATCGCCGGCGACATCAAACAGCTGCCCGCCACCTCGCCGCTGCGTGGCGAGGAATGGACCAGCGGCCCGTGGGCCGTCCTCGGCTACCTGCCCGCGCTGGCCGACACGCTGGTCCGCCTGGAACAGGGCCGCGACCTGCTGGACGGATACCGCGTCGGCGCGGCCCCGGGCGACCGGGTGGCCGTCAACGTGCTGCCGCACCACGTCTACGACCGGCTGCTGCTCAGCGGCTTCACGGCCGAGGTCTGGATGGAGCCCGGCGTGACCGAGCGCGAGACCCGCGAGCACGCCGGGCTGGGCCTGCGCGCGCCGGAACAGACCGCCGGGGTCGCCGTGGTCATGGGCGCCGGCAACATCACCTCGATCGCCCCCCTCGACGTGCTCTACCAGCTGTACGCGTACAACCGGGTGGTCCTGCTCAAGCTCAACCCGGTCACCGACGCGCTACTGCCGGTGTTCGAGGCGGTGTTCGCCCCGTTCATCGAACGTGGCTACCTGCGCATCGCCACCGGCGACGCGTCCGTCGGCGACCACCTGGTAACCCATGCGGGTGTCCACGCCGTACACGTCACCGGCAGCGAGGCCACCCACGACGCGATCGTCTGGGGCACCGGCGCGGCCGGTGTCGCGGCGAAGGCCGCGCACACGCCGCGCCTGACCAAGCCGATCACGAGCGAACTCGGCGGTGTCTCCCCGACCATCGTGGTCCCCGGACGCTGGTCGGACGCCGACATCCGGTTCCAGGCCGAGCACATCGCCACCCAGCGCCTGCACAACAGCGGGTTCAACTGCATCGCCGCCCAGATCGTGATCGTCGGCAAGGACTGGCCGCAGAAGCAGCAGTTCCTCAGCGCGCTGCGCGCCGCGTTCGCGGCGGCGCCCGAACGCCCCGCCTGGTATCCCGGCTGCGACCTGCGGGTGGCGGGCGCGCGGCAGGCCCACCCGAACCACGAGGCCGTCGACGGCGCCGCCGGGCGCACCCTGCTGTGGGGGCTGGACCTCAGCGACGCGACCGAGTCCGCGTTCGGGACCGAGTACTTCGGCCCGGTCCTCGGCGTCGCGGAGCTGCCCGGCACCGGCCTGGAGTTCCTCAACGCCGCGGTGCACCTCGCGAACGAACGCCTGCACGGCACACTCGGCGCCAACCTGGTGATCGACCCGCGCACGCAGCGGATGCTGGGCGAGCACCTGCGGGAGATCATCGCCCGCCTGCGCTACGGCACCGTCGGCGTCAACGCGTGGACCGGCGTGGGCTATCTGACCGCCCGCGCGACCTGGGGTGCCTTCCCCGGTCACCCGCTCGACGACATCGGCAGCGGCCGCGGCGTGGTGCACAACTCGCTGCTGCTGCACCGGCCCGAACGGACCGTCGTGTACGGGCCGTTCCGTCCGCTGCCCAGGTCGGTGATCACGGGGCAGTTCAGCATCACCCCGAAGCCACCGTGGTTCGTCACCAACCGCACCGCCGCCACGACGGGGCGGCGGCTGACCGCGTTCGCCGCGCGGCCCCGCTGGACGGCCCTGCCCGGGATCTTCGCCTCCGCGTTGCGGGGGTGAGGACGGGTCGCACTCCGCCGGCGTGCGGGTTCCGTGGTGGCGCCGCCTCTCCGACTCATTCCGCAGACGTGGGAGGTGGGGCCGCCAGTTGAATGGTGAAGAGCGCGCCGCCCTGCGCGTGGTTCGCGGCCCGGACGGTGCCGCCGCACTGGTGGACGATCTGTTGCACGATGGCGAGGCCGAGGCCGGAGCCGGGCGCGGCGCGGGCGTCGGCGGCGCGGTAGAAACGGTCGAAGACGTGCGGAAGATCCGCCGGGTCGATGCCCCGTCCGTGATCGCGCACGTCGATGCGTCCGGGGCGTACGGTCACCTCGATCGGTGTGCCGGGGTCGGTGAACTTGACGGCGTTGTCGAGCAGGTTGCCGACGGCGCGCAGCACGTGCTCGGGCCTGGCCACAAGGGGGGCCGGGACGGCGTCGACCACGATGCGTCGGCCGCTGCGGCGCCGGGCCCGCTCAGTCGCGCGTCGCACCAGGTCGGCCAGGTCGACGTGCTGCTCCTCCTCGGCCTCGTACCGGTCGGCGGCGAGGGCGACGACCTCGTCGACGAGCGCGGACAACTCTCGCAGTTCGCCGTCGAGGTCGGTCAGGACGCGGTCACGCAGGCTCGGGTCGAGGTGCGGGTAGCGTCGCAGCGTGTCCACGTTGGCCCGCAGGCTGGTCAGCGGTGTGCGCAGCTCGTGGCCGGCGTCCTGGACGAGCTGCTGCTGCTGTTCGCGCGAGCGGGTGAGGGCGGCGAGCATCGCCGCGAAGGCCCGCGCCAGCCGGCCCACCTCGTCGCGACGGCCGGTCGGCACGTCGATGCTCAGGTCACCGGTGGTGGCGATCGCCTCGGCTGTGGCGGTCAGCCGGGTCACCGGTGCGCTGGTCCAGCGGGCGACGAGGACGCCCGCCGCGGCGGCCAGCAGGATGATCGCGAGGCCCGCCGTCGCGGACCGGGCCCGCACCGAGGCGAGCACGCGCTGCGTTTCGGCAAGGCTCTCGGCGATCCGCAGCTCGCGCTCGGTGAGCCGGATGACCATGACGCGGTAGTCACGCCCGCCCACGCTCTCGGTCCAGGGCTCCCGCACCGCGCCACCGACGTCTACCGCCGGGCCCGGCTCCCGCAACCGCACGCCGTCCGGGCCGATCAAGGAGACGACCTGGCCGTCCGGATAGGCGCACTGCACGATGTCCGGCACACCGCCGCCGGCTGGCAGAGCGGCGACGCCGATCGCCGTGGCATCCGCGGACTCGCTGGTGGGGCAGTAGCTGGCGCTGTTGACGGCGCCCGACGCGACCGCCGCCGCGAAACCCTTCAGGCCGGTGTCGACCGCCTCGTGCAGGCGCCGCTCCGTGACCGCGTAGTTGATCGCGCCGGCCGCCACGACCGACAGCGCGGCCAGCGTGCCGAGCGCAAGCGCCAGGCGGGTACGCAGGTTCACGGCGCACGCAACGTGTAGCCGACACCTCGCACGGTGTGGATGAGGCGGGGCGAGCCGCCGGCCTCCAGCTTGCGCCGCAGGTAGCCGATGTAGACCGCGAGTGCCTTCGAGTCCGGCCCAAAGTCGTAGTCCCAGATCCGACCGTAGATAGTCGAATGGCTGAGCACCACACCGGTGTTGCGGACCAGCAACTGCAGTAGATCGAATTCGGTCTTGGTCAGCTCCAGCTCGCGGTCACCGCGCCAGACGCGTCGTGCGGCCTCGTCCACGCGCACATCCGCCACCCGTACCTCGCGCTCCGGCTCGTCGTAGCGGGCTCGCCGCAGCAGCGCGCGGACCCGCGCGAACAGCTCGTCCAGGGCGAAGGGTTTGGGCAGGTAGTCGTCCGCGCCGGCGTCCAGACCGGCCACGCGATCCGACACCTCCGTGCGGGCCGTCACCATCAAGATCGGAGCCCGGTTCGCACCCGCCCGCAGCCGCCGGCAGACGGTCAACCCGCCGACGTGCGGCATCATCAGGTCGAGCACGATCACATCGGCATGCTGTGCCGCCACCGCCTCGAACACGCCCGCCCCGTCCGCGACCGCGTGGACCTCGTAGCCCTCCAGTTCGAGGGCGCGCGTCACCGACTCGCGCGTGGCGCGGTCGTCCTCGGCGTACACGATCCGGTTCGCCATACCGATCAGGCCATACCTCTCCACCGGTTGCGGGGAGTCGAAGCATAGGCAGCCGCGCCGCAGTGTGCCGAGAGGCGGTGGACGTCGGAGCGCGGCGCGCACGCCCCCGGGGCGGCCAGCGGGCCGCCCCGGGGGCGTCCGGCGCTCGTCAGCGGCCAGTCTTGCCGACCACGGCGCCGCCGGTCTTGCCGGTGACGGTGCCGCCGGTCTTGCCGGTGACGGTGCCGCTGTAGCCGGTCTCGCCGACCACGACGCCGCCGGTCTTGCCGACCACGACGCCGCCGGTCTTGCCGGTGACGGTGCCGCCGGGCAAGCTGGTGCAGGTGACGCCCGTGCTGCCCTCCGGGCGCTTCGGCTCGGACGGCGTTGTGCCGCGAGCACCCGCCGCGGTGCCGCTCGCGCCCCGCACGCCCGCGTCACCGAGCACGAAGCACTCGCCGACGACGTTGCTCTGCTGGACCGGCGTGGTCGGCCGCAGCGCCGGGGAGTTGCTGGCGTGGGCGCTGGCCGCGAACCCACCGGCCAGCAGGGTCCCGCCC
Protein-coding regions in this window:
- a CDS encoding GMC family oxidoreductase, yielding MTNHDYDVLVIGSGFGSSVSALRLTEKNYRVGVLEAGRRYTSEELPKTSWDARRFVWAPALGLYGIQRIHLLRDVVILGGAGVGGGSLNYANTLYQPLAPFFTDPQWAHITDWRDELEAHYDQARRMLGVTQNPTVTEADNVVKSVADDMGVGRSFTLTPVGVLFGEAGQQPGTEVDDPFFGGAGPRRHTCVECGSCMTGCRHNAKNTLDKNYLYLAERNGCAIHPMTTVVDVKPLPGGGYAVDTVTTGRSARRRRNRRTFTAEQVVFSAGTYNTQRLLHRLRDTGSLPNVSERLGQLSRTNSESILGVKARAKNPAYTQGVAITSSIHIDDHTHIEPVRYGKGSNAMAFLQTALTDGDQGHPRWMTWLRTLLTQPRQWTWFSPRNWSERTIILLVMQALDNSITVRGRRTALGRFKLTSGPGHGEPNPTWIPAANDVARRVSAKIDGVAGGSLGEVANIPMTAHFIGGCAIGDSVRTGVVDPYHRMYGHPGIHVADGSTVSANLGVNPSLTITAQAERAMSFWPNRGEADPRPALGSPYQRLAPVAPVRPAVPAGAPGALRQPGTARPSADNATP
- a CDS encoding alkyl/aryl-sulfatase, which produces MSTTPDFDFDNADRGFVAALTPGVVRASDGRVVWDADGWAALLAGECPDTANPNLWRQSQLCARQGLYQVAEGIYQVRGLDISNMTIVEGDTGVVVIDPLLSVETAAAALGLYRAHRGDRPVTAVVYSHSHADHFGGVAGVTDGGVPILAPVGFMEHAVAENVYAGTAMTRRAGFMYGSTLPTGAAGQIGFGLGLASSTGTVSLLPPTVHITHTGQEEVVDGVRMVFQLTPGTEAPAEMNFLFPDHRALCMAENATHTMHNVLTLRGALVRDARVWSRYLTEAITVFDGRADVLFASHHWPTWGHDDMMRFLSEQRDLYAFLHDQTLRLLNQGHTGIEIAEMIQLPPALDAAWHARGYYGSVSHNVKAVYQRYLGWFDGNPVNLWQHPPVETARRYVECLGGVDAVLAKAGGYVDGGDLRFAVQLLQHAVFADPDRGDAKELLAQVFERLAYGAENGIWRNFYLTGAQELRHGPKVAPVDLGSGMAAVLSIEQIFDTLAIRVDAPKAWHDTVVIDWTFTDLGESYRTTLRNGVLLQQRDPGAGRADLSLTLTKRDLLGLLAGQGPGGATHDGDFGVLLRLAGYLDAPDPSFAIVTP
- a CDS encoding TetR/AcrR family transcriptional regulator; this encodes MAEVRVERRPGRPREERVTGAVLSAVLDLVAEQGLGAVTMDAVAARAGVSKPAIYRRWPGKHDLLIAAAETRIGTLSVPDLGDFRAELRAVLDARLQAYRMPGTVQLLAGLIAASQEGGEAQGAYRRYVTRIMGETRKVLERGIARGDVRAGVDVRAAATLVAAPMIFRLVIEQELPDEPFAAEVTDMIARAVGAPA
- a CDS encoding MFS transporter; translation: MTGIEVAPATPASLSETSPGNRRRAWIVTAMLVAFMMVNFADKAVLGLAADPIMADLGLSATQFGLANSAFFLLFSLFGAVGGLLADRVSPRWLLLGMALLWSVSQSPMALGGGVAMLFASRILLGATEGPAFPIAQQTALSWFPNHRRNLPTALITAGTTLGVVIAAPGLTWVVRQYGWRSAFAVVAIVGVLWAVVWAFVGRQGRHAVAAEDATAETTEKPGSSAVGYRRIIATRSWIGVTAGFASTYWILALALVWLPSYLHNGLGYRTTTAANLVALVWAVSAVAVVGQAGLTGWLLRRGVSSRWARARVGGITLILAAAGCLALAGGQRGPLTVLFMVLAFGICGVMASIAVTTVAEFAPPGRRGGALGLMNAVVTVAGLLGPVLIGRLVDTQGLAGYRNSIVLSGVLLLLGGLAACTLVDPDRDRRRLAR
- a CDS encoding long-chain-fatty-acid--CoA ligase, with the protein product MTNLATNLAVSAARDGAAPAIRLGAAEVSFAQLDAASAHVAGLLRERGVQPGDRVGIMLPNVPQFAAAYFGILRAGAVVVPMNVLLKAREVGFYLDDSQAKLVFAWHGFAEDAVAGAAAGTECLLVTPGEFEALLAATTPQPQVVERAADDTAVILYTSGTTGTPKGAELSHANLIRNTEVVTGLFTLTADDVVLGALPLFHSFGQVCGLSATVAAGACLALVPRFDAQAALDTIHRYRVTIFEGVPTMYVAMLAHPDRARFDVSSLRMCASGGAALPVEVLREFEAQFGCIVLEGYGLSETSPVASFNHADRERKAGSIGTPVAGVEMALRDVENGVGEIVIRGHNVMKGYWGRPDATAEVIDADGWFRSGDLARMDEDGYFFIVDRKKDMIIRGGYNVYPREIEELLYEHPAVREVAVIGVPHAELGEEVCAAIALKEGATATADELREHVKAQAAAYKYPRHVWLVDELPKSPTGKILKRAVETPAGLLD
- a CDS encoding aldehyde dehydrogenase family protein translates to MTVSPTVTTRLDQMIAELSDGERGWAGETLAARRALLMQVHAKVAEHAEEWVRIAGDIKQLPATSPLRGEEWTSGPWAVLGYLPALADTLVRLEQGRDLLDGYRVGAAPGDRVAVNVLPHHVYDRLLLSGFTAEVWMEPGVTERETREHAGLGLRAPEQTAGVAVVMGAGNITSIAPLDVLYQLYAYNRVVLLKLNPVTDALLPVFEAVFAPFIERGYLRIATGDASVGDHLVTHAGVHAVHVTGSEATHDAIVWGTGAAGVAAKAAHTPRLTKPITSELGGVSPTIVVPGRWSDADIRFQAEHIATQRLHNSGFNCIAAQIVIVGKDWPQKQQFLSALRAAFAAAPERPAWYPGCDLRVAGARQAHPNHEAVDGAAGRTLLWGLDLSDATESAFGTEYFGPVLGVAELPGTGLEFLNAAVHLANERLHGTLGANLVIDPRTQRMLGEHLREIIARLRYGTVGVNAWTGVGYLTARATWGAFPGHPLDDIGSGRGVVHNSLLLHRPERTVVYGPFRPLPRSVITGQFSITPKPPWFVTNRTAATTGRRLTAFAARPRWTALPGIFASALRG
- a CDS encoding sensor histidine kinase, with the translated sequence MNLRTRLALALGTLAALSVVAAGAINYAVTERRLHEAVDTGLKGFAAAVASGAVNSASYCPTSESADATAIGVAALPAGGGVPDIVQCAYPDGQVVSLIGPDGVRLREPGPAVDVGGAVREPWTESVGGRDYRVMVIRLTERELRIAESLAETQRVLASVRARSATAGLAIILLAAAAGVLVARWTSAPVTRLTATAEAIATTGDLSIDVPTGRRDEVGRLARAFAAMLAALTRSREQQQQLVQDAGHELRTPLTSLRANVDTLRRYPHLDPSLRDRVLTDLDGELRELSALVDEVVALAADRYEAEEEQHVDLADLVRRATERARRRSGRRIVVDAVPAPLVARPEHVLRAVGNLLDNAVKFTDPGTPIEVTVRPGRIDVRDHGRGIDPADLPHVFDRFYRAADARAAPGSGLGLAIVQQIVHQCGGTVRAANHAQGGALFTIQLAAPPPTSAE
- a CDS encoding response regulator transcription factor yields the protein MANRIVYAEDDRATRESVTRALELEGYEVHAVADGAGVFEAVAAQHADVIVLDLMMPHVGGLTVCRRLRAGANRAPILMVTARTEVSDRVAGLDAGADDYLPKPFALDELFARVRALLRRARYDEPEREVRVADVRVDEAARRVWRGDRELELTKTEFDLLQLLVRNTGVVLSHSTIYGRIWDYDFGPDSKALAVYIGYLRRKLEAGGSPRLIHTVRGVGYTLRAP